tcttatttaggactgaagatgGCATGACCTGACTcaatttcatttcttctttataaaatcaattctaATAATGACACTCCGAAGGACAGACGGTCTTAAGGATGTATTGGGCGGTAGGATCAGCTCTAAGATTGGACTGAGATAACACTAGGCATAAGTATTTGACACTATCCTTCCTCTTTTTTAACTTGAACAATTCGCTGAATCCTTGTCTAgacttttatacaaataaaaacagcAAATAAAGCACTCAAATGCGGAAACCccgttatattatattttagtttctgttaaaaactatgatttattatatccttttacaattacaaaataagTTGTAAGGAaacaaaatatctattaaacGACAAGCATcatcaaataaattgaaacaaaaagtattaaaatatgaataagaaataattttaaataattaattaataataaaaagaacataattacatgataatgataataagaaaataatgattataaataacatCTTAGTAATAGTagtaattctataaaatatcacagcagaataattgaaaataaattataatttttttttaattcaaaaaactgttttttatcagtatttttatgtattcataaatgaaaaaaaaaaaaggaaaaaatatgtatcatataaagatgtgtatatattattgtaggAAGTTTAACATAGGTGCAAACTaagttacataatatatacacataagtTACACCACGAATGTTCCATCAAAATAATAGCCCCCATATggatatataagaaattaaaaagagatagtattttggtttttattcataaatatggtTTATATTCTTTggatctttcaaaaattatgtatgcGTAGAGTAAATTTCATgatatgactaaaaaaaaataagaaaagaatcTTTGAGATATGCAAACACCACAACAGTAGAAAAGTGTTATAGAAAGAACAGAAGAGAGAAACCACGAATACGTCATTCAACGTCACCATCGTCAAACTCATCCATTTCCACCCCTCTTCCTCTCCTACTCCTTCTTCTTACACACAACGCCTTTTATGAACattgaaaaagttttcaaatttgtatactCGTCCACATTTATTGCAACAGAAGTTTTCTTCCTTCTTGGTCGTGCGATCCTCGCGGATGCACTTTAATTGACCGATAAACTGTGATACCTTTTCTTTAAAGTTATCTTCAAATTCCTTCAAAGATACTTTCCGCCTCTTCCATTTACGTGGATCATTACGTGGTGGCGCTTTTGAGGATACTTCGATTTCATGAAGTATGTTGGCGactttcttcaaatattcatcgttgaatattttcctttttaaggGGACTGATGGTGCTTTCCCCATCACTGATGACTCGAGTATGACTACTTCGTCTTCGTCGTCTTCCAAGACTGAAGCCGGGGATGATGCCGACTCTTTTTCCCTCGTCTCCTCCGATATTATTTGAACTTCCGATTCCTCACTTCTCATTGAATCATCATCGGCAGCAGTCTCCCTCAATCTCTTATCATCAAGATTGTTATCATGGACTTCATGAGGTTTTTCGTTGCTCTTTATTGCAGCATCATCCGAGATGAATTTGTTAATTGGCTCAAAAACATCATCAGTTTGTACTATTTGATCCCTTAGTTGTACACTCGGGGTAAGAGGGCTGGAGTTGTCCTTTAGAAGCTCTTCAGGAGAACAAGGAACTTCTTCTTTATCTTTTTCAGTAGGAATGATGGGTTTGGGGGAATGAGAGTCATTTACGATTTCCTCCAACTCTTTctcaaatactttttgtattttagcgATCTCGATTGCGCTATTATGATCCTCACTGCTGGGTGTGTTTGATGAAGATAATTCTTCTTTCTGACTCTCAACTACGTCAGAGTCATCAAGAGTTTCCTTCTCTTCTGATACCTTCATAGGGGGTtgactttcttcttcttttgttggTGAAACTTCATTCTCGAGTAGAGAGTCCTCTTCATGTCTCAATGACTCAGCAAGCGCTTTGCTCAACTCCTCTGTCTGAGGACAGAGTGAGTCATTAAAAAGGTCTACATTGAATTCAAAGGGCATCTTCGAATTATCTTCTTGATTAGCAGAATCAAATAACGACTGAGCCAGAATATTTGGGAGATCCGTATTTTCAAAGGTATCGATGGAAGAAGAATGAGGAAAtgtgtttgactcagagtataTGGGACTATTAAAGTTGCTTGAAATCCCAGAGTCAGAAGAAGAAGGTAGTGGACTGGAGTAATCAACTTTACTCAATTGTGGcgaaattgaatttgaaacttcCTCCAGACTTGTAGCCAATGAGGATTCGGTTGAGTTAGATTTTTGAGAGAGAGGCTCCTTGATTTCAGGTATATGAATAGTGAAAGGCATTTCTGGCTGGTCTAAAGTGATAGAAATGTCcgttttcttcttattattatcgCTGAGACACTGTACCTCAGAGGGAGCTGAGATATCCTCGGGGGAGGTTTTTTGAGGAGAGACAGCGCCATCCCTTGGAGAGTAGTGTTGACTTAGATGTCTAACATAGGAGCTTCTATGTCGAAAATTGAGGTTACAATCCTTGCATTGAATGTTTTTATCTTGCTTGTGGACCTGAAATGTGAGATATGGGGTAATTCGTAAGTCATAATATAAATGCATAGATATAGATGATCATAGTCAAATTAGGATACATTATTCTTACCTCGGTGTGTGCATCAATGTCAGACACTTCAGCCCCACATAAACTGCACTCGAAGTCCTTGCTCCCCGTATGAACCTTACGATTATGCTTCAAAATCTTTGCCATAGAAGAGAATTTTGTTCCACAGTCCGGACATTGAAATGCTTTTCCACTGTTTTTGGCCTCGCTGTTGGTAGTACTAACACACCTCTTATTATTGTTGTTCCTGTCAGAGTTGTCTTGATTAAGAGCGGAATGAGAGGCAACGTGTCGGCCCATTCTAACAGATTTATTGGTTGTAAAAGTACAACCATCAATGGAACAAATGagaaattttttggttttatttggTTGAAAGGCAATACGAGTCTCCAAGGGGAGTGTCTCTGACTCATAATCACTGTCTGAATCAAGCTTCCGCTTCACACGGCGAATGAGTCTAAGAGGAGAAATGGTTTTCTCACCCTCGGGTGTCGTCTCAAGTAGACCTTTCCTTCTCTTTGAGGGTGATTTCCTCAGAGATGAGTCTTTACGGGAATGAGGTGTCTTAACAACGATCCGTGGCTCCACCACTCCAACATTACGAGGTCTTAGCGTTCGAGTAGATGATGAAGATGCGGGCTTTGGTACTTTGGTGGTGCTGTTGCTActgaaatgagaaaataaaggagataaaattaagtatttgatttaCGCAGTACAGTATAGTATGAATGAGtatatatctaatttatgaCTTATGTATGTAAGTAGTTGAGCATAAAGCAGTACAGACGTGAATGAGTACATTAGATCTATGTAGGggtatcataaaaaattatatacatatatataattgtcaTCATTAGGAGATTATCAAAATGGGAATCCTTATCTTTACAATTGAGAAAGTTTAGAATCCACCAACACCCATCagtcaattattataaattagttgtagcattagattatatataaatatatatatatcagatagGCATATCCCTAGTTAGTTTTCTAAGATTGATTGATTTCCATTATAGTTACAAATGCACAATTCCATTAACTAATTTAGagtcaaacaaataattatacataatacatcAAATAGTagtttaataattgttatagaactttagataaatatttattcgacTCAACATGGGATTCGAGTGATTGACTAATGCATTAAGTCGAGTTCGACAAAAGACAAggaaacaaattcaataataaaatcagtttGACTACCTCAAAAAGACAGTCAATTATTCTTAATCTAATAATATAGGCAATTCCTGGCCGAATTGAACACATTGGGGATCATATTTAGCCCACAGACTGTAGCTTGGAGACCCCTAATCTACTAGAGCATATTATGAATGCTAAAAATACGAATAAGATAATTCAAATTCGATTTTAGTCGATTTTTTCTCAAGATATAGTACTACTTGAGTCCAACACtaattctaacaaaaaaaaaaaaaaaaaaaaaaagcagggGAAATCATGAGTCAGAGAGTAAAGAAGACACACGCGCACAACCAAGACGTTATATTCTCGTATACCactgtgtatgtatataaagagagaattttatattatatatgtctGTATAAAGAACAACAGTAATACACCACTGGAGGAACCGTTaaagattttattgattttttcgtATGTTGACTGAACGTCAGCTGCAGTGAATATCATCTAcataaatactactactacttAAATGTATACAAGAGACGAGGCAATGATCATAATGATATCATGCAATATGTTCATACAGACAAAAAGGTTGAccgcacatatatatatatataagtcatcaacaaaaaataatcttgaataaatatcaagaaaagcAGAAATTtccgttttatttatttttacttcatatatattgaatgaaCATATTGTGGTCAATACtggacttttttaaatgtttgggACAAATTCAAATACATCATATTGTTGACtaatgttgtgtcagtccttatttaggactgaagacgcAGTCCCTTTCTAGTTCAGTCCTATATATGAGTGCTTAACATtaataaagttcggtccttcatgacgtcattcaacttcTTTTAACAAGTTCTAGTCTTAAGGAACGGTAATATGAATGGCCTGGaccaaataaaaaaggactgacacaacactagggATAGTTTGAAACATTCATTTTGCTCCGAGTTAGCCTTTCAATTATGTACACCCACGACAgggaattttttgcaaattataactGACTAACTTGCATTATTGTTtccgaaaaataaattagaatattttattaaaagaaatagatGACAATTAgttgtaaaatacaaatatagataAGAGCGTTGATCGGTACACAAGTCCTATAGGGATACCGGAGTACTGCACCAACCAACCCAAACAAAAATCTTGAAGAAGTCTGTATAAGTGcaaaacacattttttcatatatttttaggcGAAAAAGTATCGGAAAATATCGAGAGTACATCATATTGGTAGTACCACTATTTTAATTGGGTTGATGGTTTGCACTTCGGTATAAAAACAATATCACCTTAgattgaaccaaaaaaaaaagaaaaaaaagtataagaccCTAATCCCTCcctcactaatacaaaaaaatagtgCTTCTGAATGTCAGGCGtctatttttctacttctttattCTTcctcagtgttctgaacgttgattggttgaatttgaattagctcatATAtttagctgtgaacaattatttctGAAATAATCCCATAGTTGGGTAGAATTGCCTAACTACCAAgtgattttgggactttttccTGTTTCTATTATAGAGTAAAGGttgtatgatacaataaaggtaaaacGACTTTTagttttgttgtaaaaaaatggaaaattcggaaagtactaataaaattatgcaagtagatatttaaaagaatttttaattctAAGGAAAATTCCCCTTGATTACTCGTATTTTGTAGACTTttcacaaaatatgaataaatggaGAAACATTATATGAATCCAAGGCTAAaatagacaaacaaacaaacaaggaaatatattatcaaatttcaGGCTCAAATCTCTTATTATAAACATCAAACTATttcttgatataataaaaagttatgaatgcatgagttgaaaaaaaaacaaaaaaactaacataaaaatatagacgTTTAATGACCCATTAgttgaatttattatataaacacatGAAAAAGGGAGTGTTAAAGGAACGTAGAtctatgtatgaatgtatataaaGGGAAAATGAAGATAATATGAGAGGGGGAAGGGGCTTTCTTAAAATTGGGCTTTGAAACACAACACGTGCAAGAGAAATTATGTTTAAGAAGATGATTggggtaaaaaagaaaaaaaagcagtTAATAGttgtatgataaataattttgcaaaactCAGACAGccataagtatatattatgtgGTCCCTCAACATTGAGTCTGGATcatctacatttttattctttgaaaaataatcgtCAATTctcatcaataaattattattctgattaatcctttggaggtgACACTgcatatttcaataaagtagcaaacatttataataaaaaaaatgaaattgattaattttacgATATGTGAAAGACACTATTGGAGTTCAATTAAACcccataaatcaaatgaaggttttaaactatggTTAACATTCCGGGGTATCACAGCTATCCCAGAAATGTGAATAAAAACCAACAATGGTTCTTCAAGTGGCAAAAGTTCATTGTCAGAATGAAATAACAAGAAATTGATCAATTGAAATTTCCGTATGTGAAAGGCCTCATCGGTGTTTAATGAAGTTCTTTCGCTCAAATGAAGGCTTTAAACTATGATTAACATTCTGGGGTATCACAACTATCGCAGAAATGGGAATAAAGAGTCTATAATTGACGCAAATTGTACTTGAAGAGGCAAAAATTCATTGTGACAGTCAAATAactagaaattgatagatttttcgTATGTGAAAGGCCTCATCGGAGTTATATGAAGTCCCTTACATTAAATGAAGCTTTTAAACTATTGGTAACATTCTGGGGTATCACAACTATCCAGAAATGAGAATAAGGAGTCTAAAATTGAcgcaaattttaattaaagtggcaaaaattcatcgtcacaatacaagaattataaattggttatgcattatattttaaaggggCATACCGGGACAGATTAAGTATCGTCAATCAAATGAAGATTCTGAACGATAACTGACATTATTGGGTATCTCAATTTGTACCAGATATCAGAGTACAAAACCAATAATTAACCAAAATATGTGTGcgtaatatgaaaaaaaacaaattagacattttgtcttttcttaatttttgtttggttttgtgttaactcactaCATACAATTTAATGACAAATAACCAAAGACTAGTATGTACGTACAgtagtatattatatacatgcgataattttccattcttttaaaacatatataacggttttttattttattttcctttcacattacatatatgtatgtacaaagaaCTTCAAAACCTAATCATCATCTGtccctaatataaaaaaacaaaaaaaccaacatttataCTAAAGAGATTTCCTCTCTTACCTTTTAGATTCCTCTATTTGCATAGGCTCTCCACATAGCTGACAATGAGTTAAGATATTAGAGACAATAGATCCACAATTATGACATAAATTCCCTGAAGCGAGAGGAGAGGAGGAACAGAGCCCTGTTGGTTTGGGCTTGATAACACGAGGTTGTGCAATTTGAGGTGAGGAAGGGTTGTTGTGTACCCGTGGCTGCTGTTGAAGTTGTTGTAATTGTTGCTGGTTAGGTATAAGTGTAGTATGGGGTGAAGCTTGTGAATTAACAGTGTTTAAAACTTGATTCACAATTTCAGTCAAGTCATCTTTGGGCTTAGGACGAGGAAGAGTTCTGTTGTCAGAGGTGCTTTGATGCAGAATGCTGTTGTT
The genomic region above belongs to Lepeophtheirus salmonis chromosome 8, UVic_Lsal_1.4, whole genome shotgun sequence and contains:
- the LOC121122500 gene encoding uncharacterized protein isoform X3, with the protein product MNNFGWNYDTRQYPTSYGNNYSRGGLWRGTPQAGTQGAYHHHPQQFQQQQQYQLQQHQSHVPLSTATIPHHHSHGERSVVDPSSSFPNSYTPPNSKQTSHRQVLHHHHQTQQQLSETHQLQQQSQRSQNVVVVSASLSSTSSSSSTSSSTSPSCSSTTTTTPFKNKQATTRTSIEEETTAEKLISSSSSSSIAENRPSVSSDVLDEMEYILSGISTTNLTPGSNGSLGGATALFLTTTSTTNHSNYHQLSPGTCYITPTSYTTTTPHHHNMMTTTASWRGNNSSQPHQEQLQQQRHHTSQINYYTSNQLSSNSTTKVPKPASSSSTRTLRPRNVGVVEPRIVVKTPHSRKDSSLRKSPSKRRKGLLETTPEGEKTISPLRLIRRVKRKLDSDSDYESETLPLETRIAFQPNKTKKFLICSIDGCTFTTNKSVRMGRHVASHSALNQDNSDRNNNNKRCVSTTNSEAKNSGKAFQCPDCGTKFSSMAKILKHNRKVHTGSKDFECSLCGAEVSDIDAHTEVHKQDKNIQCKDCNLNFRHRSSYVRHLSQHYSPRDGAVSPQKTSPEDISAPSEVQCLSDNNKKKTDISITLDQPEMPFTIHIPEIKEPLSQKSNSTESSLATSLEEVSNSISPQLSKVDYSSPLPSSSDSGISSNFNSPIYSESNTFPHSSSIDTFENTDLPNILAQSLFDSANQEDNSKMPFEFNVDLFNDSLCPQTEELSKALAESLRHEEDSLLENEVSPTKEEESQPPMKVSEEKETLDDSDVVESQKEELSSSNTPSSEDHNSAIEIAKIQKVFEKELEEIVNDSHSPKPIIPTEKDKEEVPCSPEELLKDNSSPLTPSVQLRDQIVQTDDVFEPINKFISDDAAIKSNEKPHEVHDNNLDDKRLRETAADDDSMRSEESEVQIISEETREKESASSPASVLEDDEDEVVILESSVMGKAPSVPLKRKIFNDEYLKKVANILHEIEVSSKAPPRNDPRKWKRRKVSLKEFEDNFKEKVSQFIGQLKCIREDRTTKKEENFCCNKCGRVYKFENFFNVHKRRCV
- the LOC121122500 gene encoding uncharacterized protein isoform X1, with the protein product MNNFGWNYDTRQYPTSYGNNYSRGGLWRGTPQAGTQGAYHHHPQQFQQQQQYQLQQHQSHVPLSTATIPHHHSHGERSVVDPSSSFPNSYTPPNSKQTSHRQVLHHHHQTQQQLSETHQLQQQSQRSQNVVVVSASLSSTSSSSSTSSSTSPSCSSTTTTTPFKNKQATTRTSIEEETTAEKLISSSSSSSIAENRPSVSSDVLDEMEYILSGISTTNLTPGSNGSLGGATALFLTTTSTTNHSNYHQLSPGTCYITPTSYTTTTPHHHNMMTTTASWRGNNSSQPHQEQLQQQRHHTSQINYYTSNQLRSSNMYPPGGGGSNKGGGGGSSCNNINGRSGSRSVIVVSHNNNSILHQSTSDNRTLPRPKPKDDLTEIVNQVLNTVNSQASPHTTLIPNQQQLQQLQQQPRVHNNPSSPQIAQPRVIKPKPTGLCSSSPLASGNLCHNCGSIVSNILTHCQLCGEPMQIEESKSSNSTTKVPKPASSSSTRTLRPRNVGVVEPRIVVKTPHSRKDSSLRKSPSKRRKGLLETTPEGEKTISPLRLIRRVKRKLDSDSDYESETLPLETRIAFQPNKTKKFLICSIDGCTFTTNKSVRMGRHVASHSALNQDNSDRNNNNKRCVSTTNSEAKNSGKAFQCPDCGTKFSSMAKILKHNRKVHTGSKDFECSLCGAEVSDIDAHTEVHKQDKNIQCKDCNLNFRHRSSYVRHLSQHYSPRDGAVSPQKTSPEDISAPSEVQCLSDNNKKKTDISITLDQPEMPFTIHIPEIKEPLSQKSNSTESSLATSLEEVSNSISPQLSKVDYSSPLPSSSDSGISSNFNSPIYSESNTFPHSSSIDTFENTDLPNILAQSLFDSANQEDNSKMPFEFNVDLFNDSLCPQTEELSKALAESLRHEEDSLLENEVSPTKEEESQPPMKVSEEKETLDDSDVVESQKEELSSSNTPSSEDHNSAIEIAKIQKVFEKELEEIVNDSHSPKPIIPTEKDKEEVPCSPEELLKDNSSPLTPSVQLRDQIVQTDDVFEPINKFISDDAAIKSNEKPHEVHDNNLDDKRLRETAADDDSMRSEESEVQIISEETREKESASSPASVLEDDEDEVVILESSVMGKAPSVPLKRKIFNDEYLKKVANILHEIEVSSKAPPRNDPRKWKRRKVSLKEFEDNFKEKVSQFIGQLKCIREDRTTKKEENFCCNKCGRVYKFENFFNVHKRRCV
- the LOC121122500 gene encoding uncharacterized protein isoform X2 encodes the protein MNNFGWNYDTRQYPTSYGNNYSRGGLWRGTPQAGTQGAYHHHPQQFQQQQQYQLQQHQSHVPLSTATIPHHHSHGERSVVDPSSSFPNSYTPPNSKQTSHRQVLHHHHQTQQQLSETHQLQQQSQRSQNVVVVSASLSSTSSSSSTSSSTSPSCSSTTTTTPFKNKQATTQNRPSVSSDVLDEMEYILSGISTTNLTPGSNGSLGGATALFLTTTSTTNHSNYHQLSPGTCYITPTSYTTTTPHHHNMMTTTASWRGNNSSQPHQEQLQQQRHHTSQINYYTSNQLRSSNMYPPGGGGSNKGGGGGSSCNNINGRSGSRSVIVVSHNNNSILHQSTSDNRTLPRPKPKDDLTEIVNQVLNTVNSQASPHTTLIPNQQQLQQLQQQPRVHNNPSSPQIAQPRVIKPKPTGLCSSSPLASGNLCHNCGSIVSNILTHCQLCGEPMQIEESKSSNSTTKVPKPASSSSTRTLRPRNVGVVEPRIVVKTPHSRKDSSLRKSPSKRRKGLLETTPEGEKTISPLRLIRRVKRKLDSDSDYESETLPLETRIAFQPNKTKKFLICSIDGCTFTTNKSVRMGRHVASHSALNQDNSDRNNNNKRCVSTTNSEAKNSGKAFQCPDCGTKFSSMAKILKHNRKVHTGSKDFECSLCGAEVSDIDAHTEVHKQDKNIQCKDCNLNFRHRSSYVRHLSQHYSPRDGAVSPQKTSPEDISAPSEVQCLSDNNKKKTDISITLDQPEMPFTIHIPEIKEPLSQKSNSTESSLATSLEEVSNSISPQLSKVDYSSPLPSSSDSGISSNFNSPIYSESNTFPHSSSIDTFENTDLPNILAQSLFDSANQEDNSKMPFEFNVDLFNDSLCPQTEELSKALAESLRHEEDSLLENEVSPTKEEESQPPMKVSEEKETLDDSDVVESQKEELSSSNTPSSEDHNSAIEIAKIQKVFEKELEEIVNDSHSPKPIIPTEKDKEEVPCSPEELLKDNSSPLTPSVQLRDQIVQTDDVFEPINKFISDDAAIKSNEKPHEVHDNNLDDKRLRETAADDDSMRSEESEVQIISEETREKESASSPASVLEDDEDEVVILESSVMGKAPSVPLKRKIFNDEYLKKVANILHEIEVSSKAPPRNDPRKWKRRKVSLKEFEDNFKEKVSQFIGQLKCIREDRTTKKEENFCCNKCGRVYKFENFFNVHKRRCV
- the LOC121122500 gene encoding uncharacterized protein isoform X4 — translated: MNNFGWNYDTRQYPTSYGNNYSRGGLWRGTPQAGTQGAYHHHPQQFQQQQQYQLQQHQSHVPLSTATIPHHHSHGERSVVDPSSSFPNSYTPPNSKQTSHRQVLHHHHQTQQQLSETHQLQQQSQRSQNVVVVSASLSSTSSSSSTSSSTSPSCSSTTTTTPFKNKQATTQNRPSVSSDVLDEMEYILSGISTTNLTPGSNGSLGGATALFLTTTSTTNHSNYHQLSPGTCYITPTSYTTTTPHHHNMMTTTASWRGNNSSQPHQEQLQQQRHHTSQINYYTSNQLSSNSTTKVPKPASSSSTRTLRPRNVGVVEPRIVVKTPHSRKDSSLRKSPSKRRKGLLETTPEGEKTISPLRLIRRVKRKLDSDSDYESETLPLETRIAFQPNKTKKFLICSIDGCTFTTNKSVRMGRHVASHSALNQDNSDRNNNNKRCVSTTNSEAKNSGKAFQCPDCGTKFSSMAKILKHNRKVHTGSKDFECSLCGAEVSDIDAHTEVHKQDKNIQCKDCNLNFRHRSSYVRHLSQHYSPRDGAVSPQKTSPEDISAPSEVQCLSDNNKKKTDISITLDQPEMPFTIHIPEIKEPLSQKSNSTESSLATSLEEVSNSISPQLSKVDYSSPLPSSSDSGISSNFNSPIYSESNTFPHSSSIDTFENTDLPNILAQSLFDSANQEDNSKMPFEFNVDLFNDSLCPQTEELSKALAESLRHEEDSLLENEVSPTKEEESQPPMKVSEEKETLDDSDVVESQKEELSSSNTPSSEDHNSAIEIAKIQKVFEKELEEIVNDSHSPKPIIPTEKDKEEVPCSPEELLKDNSSPLTPSVQLRDQIVQTDDVFEPINKFISDDAAIKSNEKPHEVHDNNLDDKRLRETAADDDSMRSEESEVQIISEETREKESASSPASVLEDDEDEVVILESSVMGKAPSVPLKRKIFNDEYLKKVANILHEIEVSSKAPPRNDPRKWKRRKVSLKEFEDNFKEKVSQFIGQLKCIREDRTTKKEENFCCNKCGRVYKFENFFNVHKRRCV